One Sulfuriferula thiophila DNA window includes the following coding sequences:
- a CDS encoding zinc ribbon domain-containing protein YjdM: MSNLPNCPKCNSTYTYEDGNMYVCPECAHEWSKDAVVESADEQRVVKDAYGTVLQDGDAVTVIKDLKVKGSSSVVKVGTKVKSIRIVEGDHDIDCKIDGIGAMQLKSEFVKKA, from the coding sequence ATGAGTAATCTACCTAACTGCCCAAAATGCAATTCAACCTATACTTACGAAGACGGCAATATGTATGTGTGCCCGGAATGCGCGCATGAGTGGTCAAAAGATGCGGTAGTCGAGAGTGCGGATGAGCAGCGCGTGGTGAAGGATGCTTACGGTACGGTGTTGCAGGACGGTGATGCGGTGACGGTGATCAAGGACCTGAAGGTCAAGGGCTCGTCATCGGTGGTGAAGGTGGGTACCAAGGTAAAAAGCATACGTATCGTAGAAGGCGATCATGATATTGACTGCAAGATCGATGGCATTGGCGCCA